AGGGACAGACAATTAACAACAATTGCCAATAGTGTCAAAACTCCAAACTGCAAAAATTAGACCGTTTTCATAGTATGTTTCCAATATGAAATTACTGTGAAAGGTTtatttaaaaatgcatttttgttaatatattACTTTTGTGTTCGTCAACAGCTAAGATACAGCCCCCCAGaggacgttggggagccctaggggggcgttgagaaggatacagttgtggggggcagggcttagttctCATTGAGGGGCATTATTCCAtttaatttttcaatactaagggaggCTTTGGGAAActtatgttgaggtcaaggggacgttgggaggcttctgatgaggtcaagggggcgttgggaggcttctgatgaggtcaagggggcgttgggagacttctGATGAGGTCAGGAGTGgtgtttgttcagaaaaggtGGAGAACTAATCAAGAGATTTAGGGCAATTTCATAAAAACTATtgctatgttagagctgaatgaacacattctaaagccAGATTAGGGTCTTAGCatatgaagcacataaaaacatgcaataagttgcattttaacactgagatatttagtttttatatggcaacttttcttaaaagggcttaggaattcagcagccttttttgcaagtgaTTTGTCTTTGTGATCTGTAGTCAACGTTTtcataagtgaagtgaaagcccattgggaaactccaactcccattgtcattgtgacacagcactccacagcacacaagtgaacactgcacactgcacacaacgaaattgcatttatgcctcacccgtgcaagggggcagccctcagtggcgccccatggggagcagtgcggtgggacggtaccatgctcagggtacctcagtcatggaggaggatgggggagagcactggttgattactccccccaccaacctggcgggtcgggagtcgaaccggcaacctctgggatgcaagtctgacgccctaaccgctcacccactCATCTGTGTGCCTCCAGTCGGTTACACATATATACTTCAAATAACTTCTGGTTCATTGACAaagtaaataaaatataataaatgcATCTTACACGAGGCAACAGCTGGCCCCACACAGCCTCCCTACTCCCATGGAGAATGATGTGTGCCACATAGGGGTCCATCACATACACTCGCTCCTCAAGCTGCAGTTCGGAGACCTTGAGGTGCATGAGCGATTGGATCACCTGAAACATTGGAAGGGCGAAAAATGATTATGCTTTTATTGAACACTGAAACACTGCATGGTTTAGCTGCGAACTTTCAGGACTTCAGAGTGGATGTCATTTCACATTACATTTCATCTGAAATTGCCCAGCTTAGCCTTTGCAATGATTATAGTCATCTGCTGATACGCATCTGATATACCGCATAACACCAGCTAACCCCAACACTATGACTAATGAAAAGTCTGTGGGACACACTGCCATGACATTCTGCCCTGATTTAAGAAGAACTTAACTACTTACATCGCCCACGAGCCACTGGTTCGGGCGGACACTGTTTAAATCACAGTGGCGGATAGTGAACGAGCGTCCTCTTATTTGGGATGGAACAACTGCTACAACCGCCACCGTCTCGGGTCTCCCCCACAGTGACTGCAGCTGCAGATGAGAAATAGAATTGCTATTAGAATCTCTACTAAGTAGCTAAATATAAGTAGTCCATGAACCAAACCTACTAATGGAATTGATTTGTTTTAAAATGAAAACgatacatacattttaatattgcgcttttcatgacactcaatgCTTTTGGACAAATCAAGATGACATCAAGTCTGTAAATAAGTTTTACTAACCTCTTCCTCTTCCGATGGGAGGTATTTGTGCTGTTCAATCTGTAGAGAAAAAAGATCAGTTATGGCAATTCCGTATACAACCACCTCGTTGTCATATCTGCAGCTACAGGCACTTTGGGGGAGACAAGAAGTAGAATTACtatattcagggttcccacacctttttcatgaacaaattcaagcaccttcaagcaccacattttcagttttactaacctcttcctcttccagtgGGAGGTCTTTGTGCTGTTCAATCTGTAGAGAAAAAAGATCAGTTATCGCAATTCCGTATACAACCACCTCTGCTACACAAACACCTCCGTGTCCCGTCTTCCCCACAGAATTACTATTATATTTACCTACTGGGTAGTAAATCAAAAGGACGTTCCAAGTCCATGAACCACACATACCAAAAGAAATCATTTGTTTTTAAAATGACAAtaacacagacatcatatatagAGCTTTTCAGGACACTAAAAGATGCTTTTGGACAAAATCAAGATGGCATTGGGTCTGTACTCATATTTTTACTAACCTCTTCTTCAGATGGTAGGTTGCCTTTGTgctgcccaaaaaaaaaaaaaaaaaaccgttatGGCAATTCAATTAGTTCAGACTGCCTGTTATAAAATACATGAAACCACATAACGGCCCTTGACACTGCCCTTCACCTTGTCTTTTATACAGCCCCCGGCAAAATATATGGAATCACGTgttgtggaggatgttcattcattcgtttttattttttaagaaaAATTATGGATCACAAAACAAACacttaaagccagacagttgcTCTTTGAAATGCCTTAAGAAATACTAAAAGAAATAAGAAAAACAATGGTCAGTAAGTTAGTCATTTTACAGCATGCGTAGAGAAATACATGTGGAATCACTCAACTcggtttttcatgattccatatttctTTTCTCAAACATCAAAAGAAAAAAACTTAAAGAATGTTTTTGCACCACCTGTGGGATTTAGAACAAGCTACATCCTCTGAAAATGGCATTTGAATGAAAATCAGTACCCTTCATCACTTTTCCTCACACTCTTATTGCAGTTGTCAGATTGGCTTTACAGGTTGGAGTTTTGTCATGGACGATTttcttaaggtgccggtatgctcgctgcgagctgtaaattacgcgcgtcaccgcgagcaaccgacagcacatgcttgcttcaaaagcagttgaccaagacgcaaaatactggcggtatcatccagggggcagagagcacgcagcattgggatgcggaaattgggaacgcagatggcaaggaaaaaacaaaaagaggggctccctgggcaaggaaagaatactgctactactcctgtatttgcatgctcctttttcaaggtgcaacaaggaagtatgatcgcaaatgtttgaaatttctgacaaactcaatgagacgctcttaaaagttgctgccattgtcgttttcatatcaagcacacgcgtaaGTCTCTTACGatcgatttttctttttttgcatttctgcattttttgtttttccaatttaggtgcatgtgtatgtttagaTATTAGTGAATGTTTCTATATGCAAAGCACATTTGCTCCAGGTGATGAGAGATGGTTGCCAGTGCCTTTCCAATGACTTCTGAAGTTTATGTTGACATTGACACTTTTCTGACCTGATCAGTTGAAATGATGCGATCAGTTCTAGAAATGGTAACGTACCTGTTCATTGAGCAAAACCTGACAATATGTTCTTTAAAGAGAAACGCATAAGGTTAAGTGTCATGGACTAAAAATAAACTGGAACTAAAATTCCACAATATCTGCGGTGGAAGTTAAAAATGCTCAATGGCAAGGTTACAACCTGTAAAGATGTTCTGGCACTGTAATCAGAGAAATTTGAGGCAAAATTAACGAAGGGTACCTTTTTTCTCGCATTAATACCATTACTCCGAGGCTGTAAGTTGTTCTAAAATCCAGACGTGGTTTTAAAAAAACGTTTTGAAGCGCTTGTTTGGGTGTGTCatgattccattttttttttccctaCCCATGCTGTAAAAAAGTAACCATTACTTACTAATGCAAatgtttttcttgatttctttcagtgtttcttaaagccagacagttgccctttgaaattacttcactgtgtgagtgtgtaagttttAAGTTGCTGCTAGGAATGTACTTTGGTGAGCTCACACATTCAACAATACATCTACAAAACACAACTACGGGCGTGGGGTATGAAAGTTAAAAGGGGGCACATGAAATAAATAGGGAGTGACGCATACACTagcattgaaaagtgcaatggaaagTACGTTGGATGTACAGACAAACTGGTGGTGAATTGCGTGTGCAAGTACTGCCCGTAAAGAGTGTGGTATTGCATGGGATGCTGCAGTACCTTTTCCATGATGGTAGGATGGGTGTGTGACCCTACACATCCAGCAAACCACCTATTCAGAGGGGATAGTCTTGGCTTCCCTGGCAATTCTGGTGTTGTAATGTGAGGCTAAGATGGGAAGATGTTGCTAAAGATTTTAGAAGGCACTGCGCATCACTTTCTCTGCTTATCTAGAGTGGAGGAGCCGACATACCAGAACAAGACGGAGAGAGCAGGGCCGtattaacactttctgaggcccgggactaattacccggatggggcccttcatatcatgttctgactCATGACGTCACACAACCCCACTGACACATCAgcatacacagtaggcctaccaatctatgacagataccgtttaaagttaactggtgatattatttctaggggtgggcaaacatgaaaatctttaatcgcattaactctgACTTTCTGTGACTAAtcacgattaatcgcatagcacgcgaaacccaaaaataataataagtcataaataataaacagtgaacacagactgtaaaccaAACACAATAAGGACTCCctgggcaaggagacgatactactacttctacatttgcacgctcctctGTCAAAGTGCAAATGGGAAGCATGATCGCAAATTGAATGTTTGTAATGTTGGACAAGTTGGAGACGGTCTTGAAAAGTGTTCGCCAGTTTCCCAGAAGCGCAGTCTTTCTTGCGattgcccccagcgagtttgaagatattgcacctaacgcacgtgtttggttgcagtatctaacgcgcATAAAATTGACATGAATTGCACAAGTCAACGGGTTCCTGAACGATTTCTGCACGCATAGCATAGAGTATATTAGTCTTTGGTGGGCTTTTGAAATGATGAGACTGGTGTTCAGGTTTCATGACCGGGACTGATAGATGGTGGTGCctaaacattttgtgtgtgttaatggatGGATATGTGGTCATTGCGACAGTCTTTTATGTACGCTTACCACAAGGACTCAGTCCACATACAGTTGGCAATAAGGGACAGACGGAAAAAAAATTtacttgtgtggatgtgtgtactgATTAGTCAGACGGACACCTTTCAAAGGGACATCAAGAGAGAACAACACTTACATGTTTCTGTGATGTGGAAGGACCATCAGTTGGGGTGTGGGGTGAAGGTGGGTCGCTCTCGGAAGGCTAAGGTGATTGAAAAGGTTGTAAACTCTATTAAAATTCCTGAATCCTGACATGTTGCATACAGCAATGAATGATACTTTTTAGACATCATTATTCTACTCTTGAGCATGTACAGGATGTTAACTGGTATGGGTACAGCATATACCTTTGTATTCTTAAAAGAGAAGGCCTTTTGCCTTGGGGTCACGTATACCCCTCGCCTCCGTTTTTCTTTCTTGCCCCATTTCTCTGTGTCCACCCGATGTTgctacataaaaataaaaaaacacaacaaaaaatatCCATGGTTAGCAACATTTCCTCATCAGCTTTAAATTCAACACATACATTTACATGCAcacgttatatatatatatatatatatattaaaaaattgTGAATGAAATGCCGATATGAGTTTCAAACAATAACATGTTTAAATCATTTGTATAAGATGACTGATGCGCTGCAATAAAAATACCATACATGCAGTGTTTAATTTGAGCCGGAatatgccggaacaggatcccccacctcgtcATTTTGATCCCCGTGTTCCGGGACTAGGGCATGTAGTTCAAGCTATTCCACATTGGTATGGTAAAGCTGTGACTTTGTCTCAGAAAAAAAGGAATGTGATGGGATTTGGGGCGACATGCCCCGCCTCAAGCCGTAGTTGCGAGGGCCCTAAATCGCCGCTGGcggaatttgttttttttattattattgttatcactatttTTTGATTATTTTGCGTTCACCCGCTGAATCAATAGAAACCTCAAGCACGATGGATCAGGATGGTGTGTTAGCAAGTCGGAGGCTTCTTACCTTCTGCTTGCTGCTCCTGACAGCATCTGCATATTCCATGAGCAATGCAGAGAGGCTGGCTTGGTGCATCAAAACAAAATCATCAAATCGGGCGAATCTCCTCTGCTCTAGCCGCACCTTCTTGAGGTCCCACTGGCTTTTTTCCATTATCCCTTGGGTGTGATTGTCGGCCGTGTAATTCTGAATGGAAGCAGaaaaattggagagagagagagagagagagagagagagagagagagagagagagagagagagagagagagagagagagagagatctgattcTAAATGACTGTGCGCGCgttagagtgtgtgagagaaagagaggtgtgtgtgcctAAGACGGTGACGgacaaagaggtgtgtgtgtttgtgcgtgtgtgtcggttacagttaaaggtgtgtgtgagcgcgcgcatgTCTTTGGATGTTTCAGGTGCAACAGACATGgataggtagggagaggtaagggtgggataagAACCTGCAGAACCTTGCAGAAGTTAAAAACGCTGCTGTGTGTATGAATGACAATTCTATAGCTGACATTTAGGCAGAAGTAACCACAAAAAAATGTGctgcaaaactttttttttaatggcaGTGTGAAAATAGAGAGCAGGTTGTCAAATTAAATTGACAAATGTCACAACCCTGCTCTCCATGCAAAGCAGAGTAAACTTTTCTAGGCCAAagggttcagtcaaaaaattgacatcTTCAGGCCTACCTGTATGGGCTGAGCCGTTTAAATTAACGTGGAAATCCCATAGGGGCTTTAAAACGGCTCTCTCCTAAACGTTTGTAAGAGTTGGATCAAATTCTTGACACAGTTTGtagtcagagccaagacctctctgacaatgcctttacctaatCACTAGGTGAAGCAGTTTAGTACGGTATATtagtggcgcaacggatcatcattgatccgtggtccgttcggaccaatcatttcggttcggcacacacatggtccgcggagcgatttatgaaattgtgcgcatgttcaGTCTCGTCGTAGTTGGGACGTCTCACacactgcatggaacacaaacaacaacacaaactgttcccgaaatattgcctgtgccatagttgcaAAACATTCCATGTGATATCCTACTGTAAAggcattttgaagactgactgtcaaactcaaactgtcAATGTGTAGAACTACTCAAAAAAAttgtgttgcgatcggttgagttcagcgcatttgcgatgcagtgagatatgctcatgtaacgtaccgcgattgtcgcgtgtgatataaaaactttggcaaactgaattaatttcgtgttgtgactcctctgacattttgaggacagcgagcaggttaaatcatctggttagacattctgtgcgctctgatgtccctgcagagtctccgccttcttaaagcagccgctgccctttttaacagtcaatgtcCAAtgtcgattctctctctctctctctctctctctctctctctctctctctctctctctctctctctctctctctctctctctctctctctctctctctctctctctctctctcatgctgaaccgctgaggcaattgtgtttcaataaatGATTGATGCATTTATCTGCATTTGCATGTACAATTAAGGACATGAGCTCTGGTCTATGTGCCATCTGTCAGTAAgtcacaagactttaagccattattttggtagtgtgacatttttgatattttggtaattagacattttgatatagatgaatctagattaatttcataattgcaatgagattaatctacattcaaaaaataatctatgcccacccctaacaaaaGACACAATTTATGTGTATTTGTCTTatcgattaaaaaagaaaaaaaaaagtttttttttttttttttgctgatccgaaaaatgagCCGATCCGTGGACTCTGATCCGAGGAACGGTCCGAACCGTgagatttctgatccgttgcacccctaCGGTATATATACTGAAAAACCGAGAACGGGTCAATCCTCACTGCAACTGGCACAGTTTGTGACATGATCTTGACCATTTtaccattaatttcaatgagggggaaatcAGAGGGAAAacggaggaaaaacaagtctggtaaATTGTGGTAAGTCAGTAAGTTAAACACACCGCCCAGCAGGCTTTtaggcaggattttttttagGGTGTCTAGCTTTTTTTAACCCGTCATTTGTTGTGCCCGCGGCGCCTCGACCCGCAGGCACAAGTGTTTTAGGGCGATCTTGGGGTATTCTCCCCCACAACATTTTTACACTTCTAATGCTCTCAAACGCAATTTCCTGCAATTTGAGGAGCAAATTTTGACCAATACAACCAAATGTTTTTGCctaggttaaaacatttttgtacCAATAGTAAGGCTGCACTGGGGGGAGGCATGTGtgcaactaaataacaaacaaaagcctaaaataacaaaccaaagaaatgcaaacaaaacacagacaagtaaaacaattcttattttcatattatcacatacattacaaagaatcccaccagtaaaaaaCACCCCtgctcaaaatggtttggtccgccaaacggcggataccccctctattttactcagattggaacattcacttgttgctgaacgaggacgtggcagcatgccggtgacctggtctgttaaatgttacagaaatgttttaccaAATAAACGTCTATGAATTGAAACAGCCAGTCtacaagtgatgtttgttactcattagagatcgctaaacagatggaagttgataaattaatgacgctacgaaatgcgtgTTTTGAAACACGGTGGAATTTTACACTGagacatgctggaaggcactcgttacaaagCTAGCCGGTTaggtgtattttatattttatcttcTAAAACTTCCAAAATGGCGGTGTAAATAAAAATCGTGGGAAAGCTCAGACTCTGTCCTCGTTAACCATGCTGATGTTCAAAATTTGCAAAGTGGCAAAAATAGGACGTCTTTAGGGAGTCCTACTAAAAAAGTAGGGTGTCCAAAtttttgttattttcaaaatagggcgtcgaaaagacgctacccccccccccccccaaacaaaaaaccTGCCGCCCAGACCCCTTTTCGAGCCAGGCTTTGGCCTGTGCTtgcccgcaagcatactaaaagTTGAGATGCAGCCAAATAGAACAGTAAATAAACAGTAAATACACTGTACCTGTCTAGGTGTCCCTGCTGCTTGTTGGTATTTCCTGGACAGCTTTTCATATAATGGTCCGTTCCCATGCCGTCCCAGATCACCTATGTAAAGGAAATGGGGTCCCAAATAAATTGAAATGGTTCGTAAGTCTAtgtatggggtagggctgggtaaaataatcgatttaattgatcgatatcatttaaaattcacataatcgattcacagggcacaaaaatcgtgggtttttttgttctttttctttttgtagtttatttcaggtctatggaaaatacccagtaggtattagtcaattaggcctaggcctacttattacaatttagcaatctgttaacactgtcaagccacagcccaaataggcaacagcatcttttggggggaaTCCTGGCTCCAAGAAGGGAAAGGATTGAATCGATTCCGAATTAATCTAATCGAATCGAATTagatcgtgattaatcgattcaaagccctaataatcgaaatcgaatcgatacaggaacatggcagtgatacccagccctagtatgGGGCGTGCAGATTTTGCTTAAAACTTACCCAAGAGCAGAGCAGTCCAGAGAGGAGCCTGAGGTAGAAGGTTGGCCACGATTTTCCCAATGAAATTTGGGGAGTAGTACACATTTTGGGGTCCCTTTGTCTCCAGCTGTGACCGAAGGGTAGTCAACATTTTGCCAAAATGCTCGGAGAATGGGGAAGGCCCGGAATCACTCTGGAATAAAGCGAAACAACcagaacaacaaccacaacaatgtGAGAGGGACACATAATTACCGGCAAGTAcagctgggcgatatgacgagacatatcgtgaggacgaTAGAAACGTGATGACAactaagcatcaaggatatctgggcttccatatctctcatgcaatgccactgccattgacttcaatgttaaacggcAGTCCAACCCATAACTGTgattttgagtaatgaaccaggccGAGAccttttaaagcctcaggaaactTTTACCActgtttagagttaattcgttGATTCAGAGGATTAGGTTAAttgcttgtttagacaaccttttcatgatatgctaattttttgagatcacaattttgggttttcatgagctgtatgccaaaatcaatattaaaacaatacatgacctgaaatatttcagttggtgcgCAATTAATccaaaacatgatttttttttttatcattacattatagaTAAAAAAAGGATCTttgacacaatatgctaattatttgagaatgacttgtataataagaggaatcgaaacacacccactcaatgcagaagtgtgtgctcaaaatttggtctcctaagggggcgttgtccctccttctcttttcgtggtgtttgcacaagacgtgcgataccgccatctacagcgctaaggggactccatttattctctacctcaagacaccgaaggtctcctaatctaagttctcctaaaggggcgttcacccgacctaaagtggatactggaaaaTAACCTGCCTGCTGAATCTCAccctcatatacgattctctgtctCAAAGTTCCCGACAGAGTGGGTGGAGTTACCGCTGTAGCAGGATCCAGATTCTACCTGAACGAGTTCAGGTCTACAGGTCCACCAACTATTTTATTTTACCTTAAAGAACTAGATTTTACCTTTCCAATGGGTACTTGCATGTTCTTCTGAGCATACGTAACTAAAATCTGCTAGAAACATATTTGTAACTTTAATGGTACATTTGTGAAATGTCTACCTTAAAGACCTTAATTGTACCAtcactgtacctttatttctgagagtacAAAGTCCTCCTCTTCTGTGGTGCCCTCGTCAATGGTATGTCCCTGCAGTAATATCTGAAGGTTGTTGAAGTGTTTTTCCACACCTGGACCAGTACAGGGGCTCGAAAAAACCATGGCTGCACTTGTGATCAGCTGCTCGAGGTCCGCCATAGTCTGTGCCTGTGTCATGGTGCCCACCACATGCATGGCCAGATGGTACTGTCGCGGTGCACTATGAAGACAAAATATATTTCATTATTATCTACAAAGTGCTAAAGCTTTATGCCATGAACGGCCCCCACCAAACCACTACCGGCACGACGCACTCACTCCCATCATAATAAATAGGGGATAGGTTAATTGTGCACTTACTGTAATATGTATACgcttacatttttttctcactcccATCATAACAAATAGGGCATAGGTTCATTGTGCActtattgtatgtatgtatactcTTAAATTTTTTGTCACAACTAGTCCCCTTCAACAAACTCTGACCTGCGATTCAGCATTTTGCTCATATGTGAACCCTCCAAAGCGGACACCCAGACACCTTGCAAGTGAGCCGTACTGGGACCTTCGTGTGTGCTCATTTAACAAAACggtactgagaccacatcaaaaTAGGATTACGTAGTTAGCGTGGTGCCTATGGCATGCCCGTCTCAAAATTTACACGTCATCAAAAATGAGGTTAAAAGGGGTTAACCAAGCTCGCTGTGAGAGTTTGCAT
This genomic interval from Engraulis encrasicolus isolate BLACKSEA-1 chromosome 16, IST_EnEncr_1.0, whole genome shotgun sequence contains the following:
- the LOC134465901 gene encoding uncharacterized protein LOC134465901, with the translated sequence MTQAQTMADLEQLITSAAMVFSSPCTGPGVEKHFNNLQILLQGHTIDEGTTEEEDFVLSEIKSDSGPSPFSEHFGKMLTTLRSQLETKGPQNVYYSPNFIGKIVANLLPQAPLWTALLLGDLGRHGNGPLYEKLSRKYQQAAGTPRQNYTADNHTQGIMEKSQWDLKKVRLEQRRFARFDDFVLMHQASLSALLMEYADAVRSSKQKQHRVDTEKWGKKEKRRRGVYVTPRQKAFSFKNTKPSESDPPSPHTPTDGPSTSQKHHKGNLPSEEEIEQHKDLPLEEEEIEQHKYLPSEEEELQSLWGRPETVAVVAVVPSQIRGRSFTIRHCDLNSVRPNQWLVGDVIQSLMHLKVSELQLEERVYVMDPYVAHIILHGSREAVWGQLLPRVNFDSYEAVMSFVNISNVHWKLLYLSALDRKVFVVDPARNPDEQEDSDAAAKKFREYFKTRLTLLHKSDWATIKWTGDTMTHPVQRDGSSCGVMVILMAEALLAAYPERPTITFPTTAACMVKERTRMALDILKGSVFDKDSTCAKCGGEKPQGSDPTIYWIQCDLCNRWYHLQCLRDAPEDTKARWLCMLCV